Within the Montipora foliosa isolate CH-2021 chromosome 11, ASM3666993v2, whole genome shotgun sequence genome, the region aaaccccgttgaagtcctgaatttttcaggcttctttacgcaattgcaaaaattgcgttcataactgcgaagatcacagcttcacttgataataCTGCAGTGCTTCAAcactaataaacttgtggctcTCAGAATTCAAACCAGACCACAATGTTCACAGgggtggcacagtggtgagagcaatcgcctcccatcaatgtggcccgggttcgattcccagactcggcgtcatatgtgggttgagtttgttggttctctactctgcaccgagaggttttctccgggtactccggttttcccctctcctaaaaagctaacatttgacttcatttgcgtttacagtgtccccaattagtgctcgagtgctagaacaactagacacttttataaagttcctttcctttcctttcgttttccGCAACTCCGAGCCCTGCTCTTTCTGAATAGtatgtgggatctttaacgccCCACAGAGTTTACAAataagggttgtgagacggagcCTACAGTTTGTAGTCCTTTTACGAGAAGgtttgaaagtctaaccatttgaggATGCAATTACAAAGGttgcattttctcctcagttatataaagagtgttggtccggccaaagatgaactcacgacctcccgaaGAGCAGTCCGATGCTAAAGAGACTGAGCCCAACGGCTGGCGGGCGAACCCTTTTCTCTTGTTAAGAGTGACTGTGGATTGTATTGCTAAAGATAAGATTGTTTTAAAGGTAGGCACTTGAAGAGTGCATATTGGAAGGGTGTGGTTTGATAGAGCCAATGCGATTTGTCTGAAAGAGTGACTCACTATGGAAAATGAGCTCTCAgctaaatgttatgttgtaGACATTGAAGTGAAAATCAGAGAGAAACGATCCTTCCACtgatctggacaatttaagcaatataTATTATTGTCTTAAAATTATGGACACCTGAACAATTAAGGTGGCTCCAGCGGGATTCAAAGCTATGACCTCTGCCATTCCGGTGTaatactcaaccaactgagttatgaagccaaaCAGTTGGGAGCAgttcaatttgttgggctcctATGTGTTCTcatgaaaggactcgatgaaagAAATGTAAGGACTGTATACAGTAGACCCAGACACACAAACCTTGTTCATACACCTCCGTACGACAATTAGCTTCTCATGTTTCCACACCAATTTGTgttgttaacaatgaaaatagGAGCCTTCAAATTGGATTACCAGTACATGAATAACcagaaatgtttgttttttttgttttttatggtTTTGTTGTGACGACATGACATTGTATTAGGTTGCAAATGTGCATGCCAAGATCTTTTTTTCATTCTACTACTGGTACTCCAATCTAAAAGTCACAAATActattaataatttaatttttacctttctcatttgagaaaataaaacagCTCAGTTtattaacaaataaaaaattacaatgtaCCTCTTTCTTAAACTTCTAACTTACCATTAAAGAAAGTTTCACATCTAAAGCAAGTCCTTTTAGCTCCTTGCAAAGCAACAGAGATTCCAGTCAGCCTGTAAGCATCGCACAGATCAATCAGCTGAAAGCAGAGAAGCACAGGTTTAAATGCAGGTTTAATTTGCCACTTGAATCACGAACAAAGAGAAGTAGGTGTACCATTCAGTCAATGTAGTGACCTGGAATAACTCATTATTATAATTTGTAAATACACAGAGCCTACTGTTacagcaatgtttttttttctctcaatgCTGTTATATTTGAGTCaaaaacttttgaacaaaatgatatataaaatgactcatatattgaactgcagatatgaaatcaagtgaagctatgaaccttacagttatgaacacaattttaacaattgcgtaGATATTAGCCTGGAAATTTCAGGTCTTCAatagggtttgaacccgtgaccttgcgatattGGTGCGAtgctttaaccaactgagctacgaatccactgatgttgggagctggtcatttgtgggttccaaggttcccgtgatgaatgaatcgatgaatgaaaatgatatatgaaatgaatcgtatCTTGAACTGTGGAAATGATACAGTAGAACGACAGGGAGAAGAAACAATAGAGTGACTTCCCCACTAGGGATGTCTCATCAAACTGCTGATAGACACTTTGAGCCCAAACTGAAGATGCTCCCAAAATGGGAAAAGCAcaacttcaaattttttcaAGCCAATAGCAAGAAAAGAGGCCAAAATATTACTGGAATTAAGTTGAAGGACTGAACTGGCAGACAACTGACAGAATGCATGCGCCTAACCCAGGACAGATTAACTTGGAGATCCATGGCAGGCCATCCCAGATACACTGCATGCACAGACCAGCCCAGATCTGAGCGTAGGGAAGGTACAAAGCTGAGCTGAACTGAAATCTATCAGagagtgaaaaaagaaatgtgaaCTCTTGCCTTCAGTTCCCCTTAAAACGGATAAGGACAAACGTGGAGGGATATATGTGTTGGTTAGAAATTCACCAAAATGGACATCAGTCTCAAAAGTCTCAAAAGAGCAGACAATTTTTTAAGGATCAATTTTCTACATGTACCTTTCTTTTGTGCAATACTTGCACAGCTGCTAGGAGGTTCTGTGTCAaccaaattaaaaacaaaagaaataaattattagagTTCTGAATGGAAAAGACAGGGCAGTTAAAaatctttattatatggcttgtgtttttAGCCAATATAAcgcatgctctgattggctaattgtgaccgAATTGTAGTGCATTATTCTCCCATAACGCCCAcaggccgattacgggcttgcaaagacaaagcaaaaggtaattaaaaagccatagaATAAACTAGTACTTagtcttactaaccgagctacctcgagccgtactggggaatattggccctcagtcatttttgtacggaccttgcTGCACTCattccgtactgccacgaccttggGCCAATATTCTCCAATACGACCCTCGCGCTTGAGTAGTGAGAAGTTGGTAATGAACCAAGTTTGAGTCTGCATAGCAAGCTACATGTATAGCCTGCATTTCTTTCACTTTACTTTAATCTAAGTGCAGAAAACAAggtaatatttttttatgtcAGTGTATAGAATAGCATGGAATACCTAACATCAACAAGAACATTTTGtaaagttcattttgtttccaagATCCAAGCACAAATGAAATTCTTTGCCTTCAAAGATTGTAAACAGCAAGGCGTTGAACTGTTTTAACACAAATTTATCTTAAATAGGATACTAAGTAATATAACCTaaatttattaaaattatttattttgatatatttcttttaatttatacCCTGTAGATAACATGTTCATGAAAATATTTCATTACACTAACTATTATGTATTTCATTTGTTAATAATTATAACATTAGCATAATGTCTATCAAGTTTACCAgcttaataaaaataatgtagATGTAAAAAGGACAGGAAAGGaagtttatttaagtgtctagtcgttctagcgctggagcactaatttgggTATGCTGTAAACATAActtaacaattaatgcaaatttaagtcaaaagttggtttttgagaatcTGGagaacctggagaaaacctctcggtgcagaatacagaaccaacaaactcaacccccATAAGATagagagtctgggaatcgaacccaggccacattggtgggaggcaagtgctctcaccactgcgccatccctgcacccctaaatGTGGACTGTATTACTTGAAAACTGAATGATATCATGTCCACAAACACACCACCAAGTTTGCACACTGTTAAAGTATGGCTAAACAACAGAGTATATCCCACTATAGGGGTTTTTCCTTTAGTTAGCAGAAAAAACTTGTCCTGCCATCTATGATAATCCTAGGGCATGGATCTTCCTCCGTTTATGTAAACAGCCAATGTTATTAtaattttagtatcacccaaccagTGGACTAGTGCGAATCCTGCATTTTAaatggctacgctactagaggactattaggaatagtcctcaagtagcgaaaGGCAtaacactttcttttgttttattcccaaataaatatttcccatcttcaacttgcatttgctaactttaatattgccttttccGTCCGACAagttagacccttcgccctcaagggccacaggtcaatagcccattcggcttcgcctcatagGCTTGTTAAATAGCATATTTTGCATCTGTGTGAGAGATCTGGCATTATGGGACCAATCATTTATAGCCATCCTACTGTACCTGTTTCTGGCTATCTGAATAATTCCTTTTTGAGGAGCGACCTGTAAATtgatttttaaataattattgttaaaactGGTACAGTCAGTTAAGTCTAAGCTCTGTTAAAATATGTCAAAccaggcaattaacaactgcaTCGAGCTGAGTGGAAGGTGGGTGCCCAGAATGTCCAGGGGCCTCCACTGTGATCAGCCAGCCCCTAGACAGTAAAATGCTCCCATGGCTAGCAATCCATGGCAACCCAGCCGTGAGCCCCCACACAGAGACATCCGGGCACCCGTTACACTGCGATATCTTTCAATTTATTACTGTGTCCATCTCACCTTAACTCTCAGGCATGGACACctatagtctccttcgcagccgttattagggtcgtcacgcaacgctcctccccacggctgcgaaggagactaggaCACCTAATACTCTAACCCTCTAACCTACTCGAAACAGCGATTCTAACCCTGGGgtatcaataaaatttgaagaggGCAGGTGGTTTGAGTGGAGCAACCAACAGTACATGTGTCATAAAGGTTTGGaagaatttttctttaattactCTTTCATTATTCTCAACTCAACTCAACTAAACTCAACCTTTTATGTACATTATAGCAATAAATCACACATACACACTACCTGCATTTAGCAAAGGCTATTTGAGGCAGGCAGTATGGGGATGCTATGTACATGATACCATACTTTAACACTTATAATACATTCTACAGAATCACGCGAGAAAATTTAAGAGAGAGAATTATAAACACAAAAAATAATGCGCTCTTTAATTAAGTAGCTGACTCCTCTGAGCTAAGTACATGTAGATGACAAGTTTTGTTGGCTGGCAGAGCTTATTGTAAGCACTGTTAACCCTAAGCGTACTGTAGTTCACGTTATACTAGGCTAATAATAACCTTAAAGGGAGAATTTGTAATGTCTCCCATCAAGGGTGTACCTTGTAATTATTATGCTGGATTCCTGAACTTAGTTGCTAAATTTGTGAAAGAATCattatttttaccacaattgcttgtaatcttgcaatctgattggctaatttgccattgtcagtaagagtctagacaacgttGCTTGCATCATGCTCGTGTCAAAGTGTCATGCATTAATTGCATAGCCAATTAGAAATGATCTCTTTCTAATTGTCACCACTcctgaaataaatattttctttgacattgaatattgtggtaaaaatgcaccttgtgagtccacaacatCTAGACCATTGTGATGACTAATAGATGccaataagagtacagacaacgcacTATCACACTCATACTTAACACTCAATACTCTGTCAAACACCAAACAATTTTGCTCATCAATGGGGCCCACTTAAAGAGAGAAAATCATctaggttcactcaaaaactactGTATGCTCCCCCTATGCTCCCTTCAGCCCATTCCCTCCTTGAAGCGACAGTTACAGATTTTGCTCTATCTaataccagacaattttactcatcaatggggccGGGCTCCTTGAGCAGAAAAGGGTTAAGTTAGCAAGTTACTCATTACTTTTACAAACAGTATCTTGTTTTAAGTAGGCATCAACATCTAAGCCTTCCACTCACCCTTCTCCTTCTTCAAATAGTCCTGTAAAATTTTGTGAGAGCCGTGATTCAACCTCTCGCGAAGTTTGTCTCTTCTTTCTTTCAGTTGCTCAACTATTACAGAATATacactacatgtatataaattatTGCTTAAGTCTATAAATAttgacataataataataataataataataataataataataataataataataactttactTAATAggtaccgtaaagactcgcagataagccgcaccttttttccaaaaatttgcgatcaaaatcgtaggtgcggcttatctgcgagaccatttgggaaaggtgctgtgaatttcggtgtccagtcttccatcgtccgatattatgcctggttacacagcttcgcacagtgcatgcaagaaaacaacaaatttatgcgcaaaattctatggaaaaactgccttgaatggagaaatacctgtgaacaaataccagaataatatcaatcatatgtcataagtggtggacgtgatgtttattctactaaagagctaaaattacgggtaagactttaaaatatttttcgatccattgttggcgagtttgccttggatgaagacagaacacttcatggtctcgactttggatttctttcgagtttttttttcaaaatttgagttgctaaactcggggtgcggcttatctgcgagtgcggcttatctgcgagtctttacggtatttAGCCGAGCACAAGCTCGCTACTAactggggagactacaaatcaactgaaatcagaactgagcaggataaaaaaaaaagaaacaggaaaatacgtcagaacaaatcaaatcaaatgttggtttttgaggagaggggaaaaccagtgTACCAGAGGAAAAAACcactcagagcagagtagagaacagaCAAACTCATCCCACATATGGCAtcaaatccgggaatcgatcgcAGGCCACACTGGTGAAAAGAGAGTGCTCTTGCCAAAGCACCAGCCCTGCTCCCTTGATTTCTAAAGAAAGCGGGTGCTGGCTGGTGAGTGAAGCATGGAAAATTTGAAACAGTTGTATCAATAGAAACAATAACACCAATGAAAATGAACAGGGAGAATTAGAAAGCTGACATATTTCCATCTATCAgtataggccattttcaaaatatcaaatattcaccttgatagtgaggcagtgaggacaaaaacaatagaaacatgttggaatgaatgtgaaaaatatttgcgtATCATCCTTTtccctttgtctttgtctttgtcctcagaacctctctttcaagctgaattttaatatatcgaaaaagccTATTACCCAtatatgataatgatgacgtaCTGGGAGCAGAGCAATTTTAAACACTTATTAAAGGTAGGCTTTGATAACTGGTTAGATATCATATCAAAACTAATGAATGCTTTATGAGCATATCAGGTAAGGCAATTCAAGTCAAACACAAGCTTTTATACTTCTCACCGCTGAAACTTCTTGGTGGATAccaacctcttactaaccgagtgtGAGGGCCacactggggaatattggcctgaGGTCATGGCAGTATGGACTGACtaagggccaatattccctagGTAACAATTCCTAGTATGGTCACTAGCAAGTGTcatcagttgttttttttattaattatggCTTTGTTCTTTGAGCAATCAGACACTGGGCAATTTGGACAGTAAAATtcgcttggtgaatgttcgttATCTTCGTCTTCCGTCAGTGAACTTTGAACGGTAAGCTTTACAGGTAAAACTTGCTATGATTATTGAATTGCTGTGATGAAACTTTTCTTgcttcgctcaacttgaatttcccaggagagagaaaaaatacggaCACGGaaggtttccatggtaatggtccgcgGTACTGTAAAACCCCACCAAAAACCATTTAACCTGAGAATGCCCCTGAGAATATTGCTTCGCATATAATGATAGTTACTGACTTTACTGCGACCCATGATTATACGAACAAACATTAACACTCTAACCTTTTGCGCGCAAAGACGCTAGATCAGATTTTTCTTGTTGGGCAGCTTCAAATTCAGAGCTTTGTCTGggaggaaaacaaaacattttaatttacGTACTTTAACAAGCACTATCGTGTCTACGCGTGTGCTGTGTCACTGTGAAAGCGCACAAAAGCCACGCTTTATAGCCGAAatttcaagacctcgggcagATATTTATAAAACACCATGATGAGTCAAAGGTCCACCTCAATGCTGACTACTTGTTTTGCCACCCTAAATTGTTTACCTGTCAGCTTTTTCTTGAAGACGTTCAAGTTGATACAAAGAGCCCCCATCTGCAACCGTAACATCCGCCATATTTTCAAGTTCCCGCGTGAAGACGAGGTATGGTAAAGTGACGTCATCGCTTTTGACAtggacattggacatttcgtaacaattacacgacccAATAATATTGACAATATTGGTAATATTGACATGACATGCCAGAAGAATGTAAAAGTTGAGAATGTTGCTGAAAGTGCCAAAATCTTAACAAATGTCCAGACGTTTCGGGACTGTGCCCTTCATCAGTAGaatgtagcctgcgagcaagctctccgtTGGGGTCTCACACGAGATATTCTCGGTCGCGTGCGGATAGCGAAGCGAGCCGCGAGAGGTTTGGGGCGGTAAGAGCCAAATGGTGACTATCAAAAGACGTTTCTGTTAATCTCCGTACAAAAATATTTCTGTCTGGCATCCATGATTTTTAAGCAAGCGCTGCCCCCGAATAAGCGCCTCACTTTAAGTGTGAAAAATGAAATAAGTTCCGCGGGGATTATTCAAGCAATTAcagaaacttttttaaaatttggtccgCGATCCTTTTAGACCGGGACTCAGGCTGTAATGGCGCAAAGCTTAACAAGGCACTATATTGTACAAAAAATACTTGGAGTTTTAATAAATACTAACTTTCGTTGAAACGACCATATTaagaaacatgttaaaagagCAGCTCGAAAACTTTCTTCCTCTTTCATTTTAAGCGTGCCCAGGTTTCGTTTTACAAACTTGTAGCCCATTCTCCTCCCTAGAGACCTTTGGTCAGCGCCACGAACACACACTTTGGCTGCAGCCAAAGCAGGAAGTCTGCGACTCTGGAGACGAAAATGCTTGTAACCCCGCGAACTACCACTGGCGTATGCAGCAATCCTAGGTAAAAGAAAATGCTTCTTTCCTTCCTCCACaagaaaaggcaataaaaataTTGGTAGCGGcgaatataaataataaaataaaatttgcctACGTTATACGAATTTAGTTTGAGATTGCATGTTTTCCAAAGAAGTGATTAAGTACGAGTTGCGCGTGTAGATCATACATTGAAATAGCAGATTTCAGGCAATGACAGTTTTGCTCACCTGGATTCACCATAGAGAATTCTTCAGGTAAAATATAAGAAATATGACCACTGAGGCCTAGGGCGCATGTGTCTGGAGTATAAATGCGTTTGGTTCCATATATCATGGTAGAATGAAGTTATATGTCGTTCCAAGAATCTGTCCAATAGAATCAGCCGAGCTTTTTTATGAACTTAATGCCGTTTTCAGCTGACTGTACAAACACGTTCTGTTAAGAGAA harbors:
- the LOC137975041 gene encoding centromere protein O-like — encoded protein: MSNVHVKSDDVTLPYLVFTRELENMADVTVADGGSLYQLERLQEKADRQSSEFEAAQQEKSDLASLRAKVEQLKERRDKLRERLNHGSHKILQDYLKKEKGRSSKRNYSDSQKQNLLAAVQVLHKRKLIDLCDAYRLTGISVALQGAKRTCFRCETFFNARYHEPYYIEVDLEDSELKINKHTVPYFIPIDTISQRYLNTDIKKFFMVISEHLNAYVARREQVQLCQEQYKEKLEDEISCSPAHDYVQFKTKSFDGVDKGVVVKLSYDKLTLTRPSTVEIQSDGRKTAASVRALRSKEKFFKELYLHHAFAEAFT